Proteins from a genomic interval of Plasmodium sp. gorilla clade G2 genome assembly, chromosome: 10:
- a CDS encoding centrin-3, translating to MINRKSESVSFTPRAITNRPISSNRRRGRNEITDEQKNEIKEAFDLFDTEKTGKIDYHELKVAIRALGFDIKKADVLELMREYDKTNSGHIDYNDFLDIMTQKISERDPTEEIIKAFKLFDDDDTGKISLKNLRRVSRELGENLSDDELQAMIDEFDKDMDGEISQEEFLSIMKQTSLY from the exons ATGATAAATAGAAAAAGCGAATCTGTGAGCTTTACTCCCAGAGCAATTACTAACAGACCAATCAGCAGCAATCGAAGAAGGGGACGTAACGAAATAACagatgaacaaaaaaatgaaataaaagaagCTTTTGATTTATTTGATACAGAAAAAACAGGAAAAATTGATTATCATGAGTTAAAA gtAGCCATTCGAGCTCTTGGATTTGATATAAAGAAAGCAGACGTATTAGAGTTGATGAGAGAATATGATAAAACAAATTCTGGTCATATTGACTATAATGATTTCTTAGACataa tgACCCAAAAAATTAGTGAAAGAGACCCAACAGAAGAAATCATAAAAGCCTTCAAATTGtttgatgatgatgatactg gaaaaatttctttaaaaaatctTAGAAGAGTGTCAAGAGAACTA GGAGAAAATTTATCTGATGATGAATTGCAAGCCATGATAGATGAATTTGATAAAGACATGGATGGAGAAATAAGTCAAGAGGAATTTTTAAGTATTATGAAGCAAACAAgtctatattaa
- a CDS encoding topoisomerase, putative, which yields MMNCNTVNKKAILEAIEDFVLHIFAWFLDINVDIFKNNSDKKYSSKLFDKKLINLCRTLSVVELVNEIIMKDKSCTQREIYYKFYNIFSEQNQTNKHIKDVCNILGYERSSLNIYASEKGCIAGLLILKKGYEILNLSEHENGLMTNEFLLNVDKIESMANYIIVVEKYSVYQKLCENKIWNILPCILITGKGFPDLSTRKIVCELMHTFQLECVYVGDFDPHGIKIFLNYKEGIKSIDKEYLYACKNMKWIGMCSNDIMFFPKESLITLTKKEKNILQNLINNKNFLSTSQLKNEIIQMDRINYKFEIEAVQYLGMDFFIKKYLIKKILRKEWLT from the exons atgatgaattgTAATACGGTTAATAAGAAGGCCATTCTTGAAG CAATTGAAGATTTTGTGCTTCACATATTTGCGTGGTTCTTAGACATTAATgttgatatatttaaaaataactcagacaaaaaatattcaagCAAGTTATTTGATAAGAAACTAATAAACCTCTGTAGAA cTCTGTCTGTAGTAGAGCTTGTGAatgaaataattatgaag gaTAAAAGCTGTACACAGagagaaatatattacaagttttataatatttttagtgAGCAGAACCAGACAAACAAGCATATTAAA GATGTTTGTAATATTTTGGGATATGAAAGATcatcattaaatatatatgcatcAGAAAAAG GTTGTATAGCTGGGTTGCTAATTCTTAAAAAGggatatgaaatattaaatctTAGCGAACATG AAAATGGATTAATGACCAAtgaatttcttttaaatgtTGATAAAATCGAAAGCATggcaaattatataatagttGTGGAAAAATATTCAGTTTATCAAAAACTTTgcgaaaataaaatatggaac aTACTTCCTTGTATTTTAATTACTGGTAAAGGTTTTCCAGATTTATCAACTAGAAAAATTGTGTGTGAACTTATGCATACTTTTCAATTGGAG TGTGTTTATGTTGGAGATTTCGACCCTCAtggaattaaaatatttttaaattataaggAAGGAATAAAATCAATTgataaagaatatttatatgcttgtaaaaatatgaaatggATTGGTATGTGCTCAAATGATATTATGTTTTTTCCAAAGGAAAGTCTTATAACACTTactaaaaaagaaaagaatattcttcaaaatttaataaataataaaaattttttatctacatcacaattaaaaaatgaaataattcaAATGGACAGAATAAATTACAAATTTGAAATTGAAGCTGTTCAATATCTAGGTAtggatttttttattaagaaatatttaatcaaaaaaattttgaGAAAAGAATggttaacataa
- a CDS encoding 60S ribosomal protein L3, translating into MSHRKFERPRHGSLGFLPRKRCKRLRGKIRSFPKDDKEKPPHFTAFMGYKAGMTHIVREVDKPGSKLHKKEIVEACTIIECAPMVVVGIVGYRETPKGLRILSTVWANHVSDEFRRRYYKNWYKSEKKAFTKSLNVPEATKNCLLKRIEKYCTVLRAICHTQPSKTPLRMKKAHIMEVQINGGSMKEKLEFVKDMLEKNLPVSTVFNPNEMIDVISVTKGHGTKGVVSRYGVKRLPRKTHRGLRKVACIGAWHPARVQFQIPRHGQKGYFHRTERNKKIYRIGLKTDKNSASTDADITEKKITPMGGFPHYGVVNEDFLLLKGCVAGTRKRPITLRKTIVPQVSRDALAQVSLKFIDTSSKIGHGRFQTSEEKVKYYGPLKKDLKA; encoded by the coding sequence atgtcaCATCGTAAATTCGAAAGGCCACGTCACGGTTCTTTAGGTTTCTTACCCAGGAAAAGATGCAAAAGATTAAGAGGAAAAATTCGTTCCTTTCCAAAGGATGATAAAGAGAAGCCTCCACATTTTACAGCATTTATGGGATATAAAGCAGGTATGACACATATTGTTAGAGAAGTAGATAAACCAGGTTCTAAATTACATAAGAAAGAAATTGTAGAAGCATGTACTATTATTGAATGTGCTCCTATGGTAGTTGTTGGTATTGTTGGATATAGAGAAACACCAAAAGGTTTACGTATCTTAAGTACTGTATGGGCTAATCATGTTTCTGATGAATTTAGAAGAAGATATTATAAGAACTGGTATAAATCTGAGAAGAAAGCTTTTACTAAATCATTAAATGTTCCTGAAGCTACAAAAAATtgtttattaaaaagaatagaAAAATATTGTACTGTATTAAGAGCTATATGTCATACTCAACCTTCTAAAACTCCCTTACGTATGAAAAAAGCTCATATTATGGAAGTTCAAATTAATGGTGGTTCTATGAAAGAAAAACTTGAATTTGTTAAAGATATGTTAGAAAAAAACTTACCTGTATCTACCGTTTTTAACCCTAATGAAATGATTGATGTTATTAGTGTAACCAAAGGACATGGTACAAAAGGTGTTGTAAGCAGATATGGTGTTAAAAGATTACCAAGAAAAACACACAGAGGTTTAAGAAAAGTTGCTTGTATTGGTGCTTGGCATCCAGCTAGAGTACAATTTCAAATCCCAAGACATGGTCAAAAAGGTTATTTCCATAGAAcagaaagaaataaaaaaatttacagaATAGGATTAAAAACTGATAAAAATAGTGCATCCACTGATGCTGATattacagaaaaaaaaattacaccCATGGGAGGTTTTCCACACTATGGTGTTGTTAATGAAGATTTTCTCTTATTAAAAGGTTGTGTAGCTGGAACCAGGAAAAGACCAATCACTTTAAGAAAAACTATTGTACCTCAAGTCTCAAGAGATGCACTTGCTCAAGTTTCACTTAAATTTATTGATACCTCCTCCAAAATTGGACATGGTAGATTCCAGACTAGTGAAGAAAAGGTTAAATATTATGGACCACTTAAAAAAGATTTAAAAGCATAA
- a CDS encoding DNA-directed RNA polymerase II, putative, giving the protein MYFVIEEWKNVIIKPSQLGPRYQQYIEDMLRNSVEGQCSVKYGYVICVIRIIHSEPGRVQDGTGMIVVKVKYQAIVFKPFKDEVLDAIVTDVNKLGFFAQAGPLKIFISRTAIPKYFEYSEDSHYPCFSSGDYNIKPQTTVRIKLQGIRYDLSNMFAIATINNEYLGCIESNTLQVM; this is encoded by the exons atgtattttGTTATTGAAGAATGGAAAAATGTAATCATTAAACCGAGCCAGCTAGGCCCTAGATATCAACAATATATTGAAGATATGTTAAGAAATAGTGTAGAAGGTCAATGTAGTGTGAAATATGGATATGTTATTTGTGTTATTAGAATAATTCATAGTGAACCTGGGCGAGTTCAGGATGGAACTGGTATGATTGTAGTTAAGGTTAAATATCAAGCCATTGTTTTTAAGCCCTTCAAAGATGag GTTTTGGATGCCATTGTAACGGACGTGAACAAGTTAGGTTTTTTTGCTCAGGCAGGtccattaaaaatatttatatcaagAACGGCAATTCCAAAATATTTCGAGTATTCTGAGGATTCACATTACCCATGTTTTTCATCAGGGGATTATAACATAAAACCCCAGACAACAGTTCGCATAAAATTACAGGGTATACGATATGATTTATCAAATATGTTTGCCATAGCAACaattaataatgaatatcTTGGATGTATAGAATCCAACACTTTGCAAGTCATGTAA